One Candidatus Cloacimonadota bacterium genomic region harbors:
- a CDS encoding LytR C-terminal domain-containing protein, which produces MKNSLYRVIRSTDHFLYRYGVLLFFIGIMLIACKEQDSDFRDLSPAIRVRVLNGCGYRNAASDFGNYLIRYNIDVIGVGNVDKFIYDKSIIVVKHDDPQDLKRLMKYTGITRRVFALDDHAVESFQIIAGRDFREYMRN; this is translated from the coding sequence GTTATAAGATCAACAGATCATTTTTTATACCGTTATGGTGTTCTGTTATTCTTTATAGGGATCATGCTCATTGCATGTAAAGAGCAAGATAGTGACTTTCGAGATCTGTCGCCGGCTATTAGAGTTAGAGTTCTTAATGGTTGTGGATATCGTAATGCTGCTTCTGATTTCGGTAATTATCTTATCAGGTATAATATCGATGTGATCGGAGTAGGAAATGTAGATAAGTTTATCTACGATAAGAGTATTATTGTAGTTAAGCATGATGACCCACAAGACCTGAAACGTTTGATGAAATATACGGGAATAACCCGTCGTGTTTTTGCTCTTGACGACCATGCCGTAGAAAGTTTCCAGATCATAGCTGGTAGAGACTTTCGGGAATATATGAGGAACTAA